One part of the Sporosarcina ureae genome encodes these proteins:
- a CDS encoding hydroxymethylglutaryl-CoA lyase, which translates to MMKWPETITIKEVGPRDGLQNEKIFIPTEDKIAWINKLSKSGLSSIEVTSFVNPKWIPALADASVVMAGIKREPGITYSALVPNRQGLERAFAANIDEAAVFMSASETHNLKNINKTIVDTLPVLKEIVQDANAAGKKTRGYVSTVFGCPYEGVVDTEAVVRVSESLFDMGIDELSLGDTIGVANPRQVQEVLDVLLKRFPVDKLAMHFHDTRGTALANILASLDMGITVFDSSAGGLGGCPYAPGASGNAATDDLLYMLHGMGIHTGVDEEKILAASAFIQEKIGYALPSKNLQAAGAHDKRRT; encoded by the coding sequence AAAGAAGTAGGACCGCGCGACGGACTGCAAAATGAAAAAATCTTCATTCCGACAGAAGACAAAATTGCCTGGATTAATAAGCTTTCCAAAAGCGGCCTGTCATCGATTGAAGTGACGTCTTTCGTCAATCCGAAATGGATACCGGCACTCGCGGACGCAAGTGTTGTGATGGCAGGCATTAAGCGGGAGCCTGGGATCACTTATTCAGCACTCGTCCCAAACCGCCAAGGGCTTGAACGAGCATTTGCTGCGAATATCGATGAAGCGGCTGTGTTCATGTCAGCGAGCGAAACACATAACTTGAAAAACATTAATAAGACGATCGTGGATACATTGCCTGTATTAAAAGAAATTGTCCAAGATGCGAATGCAGCGGGCAAGAAGACAAGAGGCTATGTGTCTACAGTGTTTGGCTGTCCATACGAAGGTGTGGTTGATACAGAAGCGGTCGTCCGCGTATCGGAATCGCTGTTTGACATGGGTATTGACGAATTATCGTTAGGAGATACAATCGGCGTTGCAAATCCGAGGCAAGTCCAGGAAGTACTTGACGTGTTACTGAAACGTTTTCCGGTAGACAAATTGGCGATGCATTTCCATGACACGCGTGGGACAGCTTTAGCGAATATCCTAGCCTCGCTTGATATGGGCATTACGGTGTTCGACAGTTCAGCTGGCGGTCTCGGAGGCTGTCCTTACGCACCCGGTGCTTCAGGCAACGCCGCGACGGATGATTTATTGTATATGTTGCACGGTATGGGCATTCATACCGGTGTCGATGAAGAAAAGATTTTAGCGGCATCCGCGTTTATTCAAGAAAAAATCGGCTATGCACTTCCTAGTAAAAACTTGCAGGCTGCCGGTGCGCATGATAAGCGAAGGACGTGA